One Gemmatimonadetes bacterium T265 genomic region harbors:
- a CDS encoding antibiotic biosynthesis monooxygenase, producing the protein MSDALVVFARFTAKAGKEEALKAELLKMIAPTRAEPDNIYYDLHQGVDQPAFLFFHESWPDEAALKRHMATPHFQAMDKAVQDLQADPYSVVITRMTSTPADAGASRA; encoded by the coding sequence ATGAGCGACGCGCTCGTCGTCTTCGCCCGATTCACGGCGAAGGCCGGTAAGGAGGAGGCGCTCAAGGCCGAGCTCCTCAAGATGATCGCGCCCACCCGGGCCGAGCCCGACAACATCTACTACGACCTCCATCAGGGGGTCGACCAGCCGGCCTTCCTGTTCTTCCACGAGTCCTGGCCCGACGAGGCCGCGCTCAAGCGGCACATGGCGACGCCGCACTTCCAGGCGATGGACAAGGCCGTGCAGGACCTGCAGGCCGATCCGTACAGCGTCGTGATCACGCGCATGACGAGCACGCCGGCGGATGCTGGCGCGTCGCGTGCCTAA